The Deltaproteobacteria bacterium genome includes the window CCATCCGACTGGCCGAAATGGCCAATGCCCGAATCAGGGATTTTATCAAGAAGAGATCAACAGGAATTTCCTGATTCGTCGGTCCTGCCACCTTTTGTTTGATCAGGCGGGGCATTCCTTCTGTATCGGTCCGACCTTCCCTAAAAATCCCGGAAATCCCCTGCATCCATAGGGATTACCTGGCTTGGGTTCACTTCCTTTGCCTTCCGGGTTTGTTTTATCTTCTTTTCAGGCTGATGCTCAATCGCCCTGTTGGAACGGTGGACTCCGACCAAACGGGGATCCTTGCCGGGTTTTGGCCCCTGGCCGATTCCATTTCCACCCATAATCACCACCAGTTCACCAACGAAGCCTTTCAACGACTCGGCCTGGGTAGTCATCTCTTCGGCCGTGGAAGCCGATTCTTCGGCACTGGCGGCATTTTTCTGAACCACCTTGTCCATTTCTGCTACGGCCTTGTTGATTTGATTAACACCCTGATCCTGTTCACTGGTAGCGGCCGAGATATCCCCCACCAGTTCACCGACCTTCCTGGCCCCTGAGGCCACCTTGACAAAGGCTTCGTTGGTCCTGGCAACCGTATTCGATCCGTTCTTTATTTTTTTAACGGTATCTTCAATTAAATTTGCCGTATTCCTGGCGGCCGTTGCGGCCCGCATGGCCAAATTCCTTACCTCATCGGCCACCACTGCAAATCCGGCACCGGCCTCCCCGGCCCGGGCCGCCTCTACTGCCGCATTCAAGGCCAGGAGATTGGTTTGAAAAGCGATTTCATCAATCGTCTTGACGATCTTGGCCGTCTCTTCACTGGCTGTGGAGATCTCTTTCATCGACTCGGTCAGATCCGACATCGAGTTATTGGCATCGTCAACAACCCGACTCGTTTCTGCCATCAAGGTATTGGCCTGATTGGCGTTGTCGGCATTCTGTCTGGTCATGGAAGTCATCTCCTCAATCGAGGAAGAGGTCTCTTCGAGACCCGCGGCCTGCTCCGAGGCCCCTTGGGCAAGTTGTTGACTGGTTGACGAAACATCCGCGGAGACCATGGCGACCTGCTGTGCCGTGCTTTGAAGGCCGGCAATGATGCCGACCATCTTCCGGACAATCCGAAACTCGACAAAATACCAGGTCAGGGATAACGACAGGGCAATGATCGCAATGGCCAAAGCAATCAGAAAGATTCCCCTTTGGCGAATAGTGGTTGAAGCCTCCGCTTCTGTCCTTTTAAATCGCTCATTGGCCAATTTGACTACCTCATCAATAGCCAGCCGGTGTTCCTGATATTTTACGCTGAGGGTACCCCTTATTAAATTCTGGGCCTTCTCCCTGTCACCCTGCAGGATAGCCGGAAGAAAGTCGTGATTTACAATTTGGAAGAATTCTTTGGCCGGTTGATAGGACTTTACGACCATTTGGTCTTTCAATTTCCCATCAGGCAGATTTTTTAACCAAAACCCGTGTCGCTCTTCAAATTCCCCGGATAGGTTTTTAACCTTTTGAAACAAATCCTTCAACTTTCCATTGTCCTTTTCCTCCATGATTTCATATAACAGCAGGCGGGATTCAATGATGTATTCAGGCGGCGGCAGGATGTCCGCGATGAGGTCTTTATCCAGCACTATTTTTTCATAATACGCTCCGTTTACTTTTACCACATTCAATGTGTTCCAGGTA containing:
- a CDS encoding chemotaxis protein — encoded protein: MSKIIVTGRLKESFTKRSGIMSLKLKLLSIPGICVIGFIIFGLITWNTLNVVKVNGAYYEKIVLDKDLIADILPPPEYIIESRLLLYEIMEEKDNGKLKDLFQKVKNLSGEFEERHGFWLKNLPDGKLKDQMVVKSYQPAKEFFQIVNHDFLPAILQGDREKAQNLIRGTLSVKYQEHRLAIDEVVKLANERFKRTEAEASTTIRQRGIFLIALAIAIIALSLSLTWYFVEFRIVRKMVGIIAGLQSTAQQVAMVSADVSSTSQQLAQGASEQAAGLEETSSSIEEMTSMTRQNADNANQANTLMAETSRVVDDANNSMSDLTESMKEISTASEETAKIVKTIDEIAFQTNLLALNAAVEAARAGEAGAGFAVVADEVRNLAMRAATAARNTANLIEDTVKKIKNGSNTVARTNEAFVKVASGARKVGELVGDISAATSEQDQGVNQINKAVAEMDKVVQKNAASAEESASTAEEMTTQAESLKGFVGELVVIMGGNGIGQGPKPGKDPRLVGVHRSNRAIEHQPEKKIKQTRKAKEVNPSQVIPMDAGDFRDF